In the Carboxydothermus hydrogenoformans Z-2901 genome, one interval contains:
- the lepB gene encoding signal peptidase I: MFSETEKETTKSFSWKNEIKEFISAAIWAVILAFIIKTFIFQLTYVPTGSMIPTILPNDRVVVLKFWYKIKPIERGQIVVFDPPNSANSPPFIKRVIGLPGETLEIKNNTVYINGKPLKENYLPAKMEMEPFGPFKIPKDAIFVMGDNRQHSADSRYFGAVPIKNIKGRAVLTYWPLNRVKVLR, from the coding sequence ATGTTCAGCGAAACTGAAAAAGAAACAACAAAAAGTTTTTCCTGGAAAAATGAAATAAAAGAATTCATTTCAGCAGCAATCTGGGCAGTAATTTTAGCGTTTATCATTAAAACTTTTATCTTTCAACTGACTTACGTTCCAACCGGTTCAATGATACCCACAATTTTACCAAACGACCGGGTCGTAGTTTTGAAATTCTGGTATAAAATTAAGCCTATAGAGCGGGGACAAATAGTGGTTTTTGATCCTCCGAATTCAGCAAATTCACCGCCCTTTATAAAAAGAGTAATTGGGCTTCCGGGGGAAACATTGGAAATTAAAAATAATACCGTTTACATCAACGGTAAACCGTTAAAGGAAAATTATTTACCTGCAAAAATGGAAATGGAACCCTTTGGACCTTTTAAAATTCCCAAAGATGCAATTTTTGTTATGGGTGATAATCGCCAACACAGTGCTGATAGCAGGTATTTTGGTGCGGTACCGATAAAAAACATAAAAGGTCGGGCAGTTTTAACCTACTGGCCGCTTAACCGGGTAAAGGTCTTAAGATAA
- a CDS encoding cytochrome c-type biogenesis protein, translating into MFLRKNFFIMILMLSLMIMLNTTAFAYDVNLFKEITSKMVCLCGCGKQKIYECECQQAETIRNEVKKMLNEGKTEAEILSYYVKRDGQERLAAPTAKGFNFLAWIMPGIGLIAGGLFVNYFIRKKQRSGNVLMQKINDSDKDSLNNLDFKEIEEELKKYL; encoded by the coding sequence ATGTTTTTAAGAAAAAATTTTTTCATCATGATACTTATGTTAAGCTTGATGATTATGTTAAATACTACAGCCTTTGCGTATGATGTAAACCTTTTTAAAGAAATTACCAGTAAAATGGTCTGTTTATGTGGTTGTGGTAAACAAAAAATCTATGAATGCGAGTGTCAACAGGCTGAAACTATTAGGAACGAAGTTAAGAAAATGCTAAATGAAGGAAAGACGGAGGCGGAAATCTTAAGTTACTACGTTAAAAGAGATGGCCAGGAACGGCTGGCGGCGCCAACTGCTAAAGGATTTAACTTTTTAGCCTGGATAATGCCCGGTATCGGGTTAATAGCCGGTGGTTTATTTGTAAATTACTTTATTCGTAAAAAACAAAGAAGCGGTAATGTTCTTATGCAAAAAATAAATGATAGTGATAAGGACAGTCTAAATAACCTGGATTTTAAAGAGATTGAGGAGGAGCTTAAAAAATATCTTTAA
- a CDS encoding sigma-54-dependent Fis family transcriptional regulator: MAINPINHLSLLNILDSIHNAIVAIDEEGKVIIFNKASERVFNYPAKKALGKNINEVLPFSGLNKVLKTGESHIGRKFKIGDNLYVVNRTPLYYKGKIIGAIGVAQEINELKNIADELENVLALKQTLETILEAGQEGYMVLDLDKTVTHANKAIADLFGLKLSDIVNKPINSLTANPFFCELPESADDIKTEVVEINGRQVVAFKYPIVKDYKLYGGVIKVIFQEVSDLLALAEKVNQLNSELSYYKNELTKYTSKQFTENKIIGNHPSIVRLKEIIKKIAPYNTTVLIRGESGTGKELVAHALHVESGRPGSFIKVNCAAIPENLFEAELFGYVEGAFTGAKKGGQIGKFELANNGTIFLDEIGDMPLTMQAKLLRVLQEKEVERLGDRKTRKINVRVIAATNQNLEELIKKKKFREDLYYRLNVISLYVPALRERIEDLPLLIKYFIEKFNKEYGTNVTGISPEVMDIFMNYSWPGNIRELENVLERCFNLVEGKVIEKKYLPPYILGEELKNKEFPLGQSLTNLLEAYEKELIKAALLKAKGNKSKAANLLGISRQWLHKRLKYFNLLP; encoded by the coding sequence GTGGCGATAAATCCCATAAATCATTTAAGTCTTTTAAACATTCTTGATTCAATTCATAATGCTATTGTAGCCATCGACGAAGAAGGAAAGGTTATTATTTTTAATAAAGCCAGTGAAAGAGTTTTTAACTATCCTGCAAAAAAAGCTTTGGGAAAAAATATAAATGAAGTCTTGCCGTTTAGCGGGCTTAATAAGGTGCTGAAAACTGGCGAATCCCATATTGGTCGCAAATTTAAAATTGGGGATAACTTGTATGTAGTTAACCGAACCCCACTTTATTACAAGGGTAAGATTATTGGTGCTATTGGGGTAGCTCAGGAAATTAATGAACTAAAAAACATTGCCGATGAATTGGAAAATGTTTTGGCTTTAAAACAAACTTTAGAAACCATCCTCGAAGCGGGCCAGGAAGGATACATGGTTCTGGATTTAGATAAAACGGTCACCCACGCCAATAAAGCAATTGCTGACCTCTTTGGCCTAAAGTTAAGCGATATCGTCAATAAACCTATTAACTCCTTAACCGCAAATCCTTTCTTTTGTGAATTACCAGAATCCGCCGACGATATAAAAACAGAAGTTGTAGAAATTAACGGCAGGCAAGTGGTAGCTTTTAAATACCCGATAGTAAAAGATTACAAACTTTATGGAGGAGTAATCAAAGTTATTTTTCAAGAAGTCAGTGACTTATTAGCCTTGGCTGAAAAGGTTAATCAATTAAATTCCGAATTATCGTATTATAAAAACGAATTAACTAAATATACGTCAAAACAATTTACCGAAAATAAAATAATCGGCAATCATCCCTCTATTGTACGCTTAAAAGAAATAATTAAAAAGATAGCTCCTTATAACACCACCGTTTTAATCCGGGGGGAAAGTGGAACCGGAAAAGAATTAGTTGCCCATGCCTTACACGTGGAGAGCGGAAGACCGGGTAGCTTTATAAAGGTTAACTGCGCCGCAATTCCGGAAAATCTCTTCGAAGCAGAGCTTTTTGGTTATGTCGAAGGAGCGTTCACCGGAGCTAAAAAAGGAGGACAAATCGGTAAGTTTGAATTAGCAAATAATGGTACAATATTTTTGGATGAAATAGGGGATATGCCCTTAACTATGCAGGCTAAACTTTTAAGGGTACTGCAGGAAAAAGAAGTTGAACGGCTGGGAGACCGAAAGACAAGAAAAATTAACGTTAGGGTAATTGCCGCAACCAATCAAAACTTAGAAGAACTTATTAAAAAGAAGAAATTTCGGGAAGATCTTTACTACCGGCTTAATGTAATTTCGTTATACGTACCAGCTCTAAGGGAAAGGATTGAAGATTTACCTTTATTAATAAAATATTTCATAGAAAAATTTAATAAAGAATACGGAACCAATGTTACGGGTATTTCTCCGGAAGTTATGGATATATTTATGAATTATTCCTGGCCGGGAAATATCCGAGAACTTGAAAATGTCCTGGAAAGGTGTTTTAATTTAGTTGAGGGCAAAGTCATCGAAAAAAAGTATCTACCACCGTATATTCTGGGAGAAGAACTAAAAAATAAAGAATTTCCATTAGGACAAAGTCTTACAAATTTACTTGAGGCATATGAAAAAGAATTAATTAAGGCAGCTCTTTTAAAAGCTAAAGGCAATAAAAGTAAAGCGGCCAATCTTTTGGGAATATCCCGCCAATGGCTTCACAAAAGACTAAAATATTTTAACCTTTTACCTTAA
- the ppaX gene encoding pyrophosphatase PpaX — protein sequence MIKAVFFDLDGTLLDTFDLIYESFKHVYKNFLNKDITREEIYPYFGKPLIYSFENLDPETIDQVIAAYREFNLQHHDQMVKPFPGAKETLKKLKQRGKILAVITSKVKSTAIRGLKLFNLDRYFDLVVALEDTEKHKPDPAPVLYALKFFQLKPEQCLMVGDSPHDMVSAQRAGVKTAAVKWSVLPWEDLVKTKPNYILNSFDDLLKITGVE from the coding sequence ATGATAAAAGCAGTATTTTTTGACTTAGATGGTACTTTGTTGGACACTTTTGATCTGATATATGAATCGTTTAAACATGTTTATAAAAATTTTCTAAATAAAGATATCACCAGGGAAGAGATTTATCCCTATTTCGGCAAACCACTCATTTATTCCTTTGAAAATTTAGATCCGGAAACAATCGACCAAGTGATAGCTGCTTACCGTGAATTTAATTTACAGCATCACGATCAAATGGTAAAACCTTTTCCGGGGGCAAAAGAAACTTTGAAAAAATTAAAACAAAGGGGTAAAATACTTGCCGTCATTACATCAAAAGTAAAAAGTACTGCTATAAGAGGCCTTAAGTTATTTAACCTGGACCGATATTTCGATCTCGTAGTTGCTTTGGAGGATACTGAAAAACATAAACCCGACCCTGCTCCGGTGTTATACGCTCTAAAATTTTTTCAATTAAAGCCAGAACAATGTTTAATGGTTGGCGATAGTCCTCATGATATGGTAAGTGCCCAAAGAGCTGGAGTTAAAACTGCTGCGGTAAAATGGAGCGTTTTACCTTGGGAGGATTTGGTAAAAACAAAACCGAATTACATTTTAAATTCTTTTGACGACTTGTTAAAAATAACCGGGGTGGAGTAA
- a CDS encoding TRAP transporter substrate-binding protein, whose protein sequence is MVRGLLLILSLLFLGLQGCAPKAIDFEQTSPKEKIVLTFSHVVSDASPKGRAARLWADLIYQRSGGRIEMKIYPNGTLYKDGEELEALKKGYVQIIAPATSKLTGLDERWGVFDLPFFFNDLEQVHQLADGPVGELLRKSMREKGIEVLAYWDNGFKILTADRPLENLKDFQGLKIRIMDSPILKKQFLKLGAIPVPLSFNEVFAALENKKVNGSENTPSNLYSKKFYQLQSHVTVSNHGYLGYAVLMNRDYFNSLDKETRKILLDTLKEVTAWQRKIALEQNAEDLARIRNDQNIKIHDLTPEEKEAWQAVLKPIVYEIIPLFPKNLQNEILKTGNLN, encoded by the coding sequence ATGGTGCGAGGTTTATTATTAATTTTAAGTTTGCTTTTCTTGGGATTGCAGGGATGTGCGCCAAAAGCAATTGATTTTGAACAGACGAGTCCCAAAGAAAAAATAGTTTTAACCTTTTCTCACGTGGTAAGCGATGCTTCGCCCAAAGGGCGGGCTGCCCGCCTGTGGGCCGATCTGATTTATCAACGAAGTGGTGGACGGATAGAAATGAAAATTTATCCCAATGGCACTCTTTATAAAGATGGCGAAGAGTTGGAAGCATTGAAAAAGGGGTATGTCCAGATTATTGCCCCTGCGACCTCCAAGTTAACTGGATTAGATGAACGCTGGGGGGTTTTTGATCTTCCGTTTTTCTTTAACGATTTAGAGCAGGTGCATCAATTGGCAGATGGGCCGGTAGGAGAACTATTAAGAAAAAGCATGCGAGAAAAAGGGATAGAAGTGTTGGCCTACTGGGATAATGGGTTTAAAATTCTTACCGCTGACCGGCCTTTAGAAAATTTGAAAGACTTTCAAGGTTTAAAAATACGTATTATGGACAGCCCTATTTTAAAAAAGCAGTTTTTAAAATTAGGAGCAATTCCGGTGCCCCTCTCCTTTAATGAAGTATTTGCAGCTTTAGAAAATAAAAAAGTAAATGGTAGTGAAAATACCCCATCAAATCTCTACTCCAAAAAGTTTTACCAGCTACAAAGCCATGTAACTGTTTCCAATCACGGTTACTTAGGATATGCGGTTTTAATGAACAGGGATTATTTTAACAGCTTGGACAAAGAAACAAGAAAAATCCTTTTAGACACCTTAAAGGAAGTTACTGCTTGGCAAAGAAAAATAGCATTAGAACAAAATGCTGAAGATTTAGCCCGTATTCGAAATGATCAAAATATTAAGATTCATGATTTAACTCCGGAAGAAAAGGAAGCGTGGCAAGCGGTATTAAAGCCTATTGTGTATGAAATAATCCCTTTATTTCCAAAAAATTTACAAAACGAAATTTTAAAAACAGGAAATCTTAACTGA
- a CDS encoding B12-binding domain-containing radical SAM protein: MEIYRGNIFRPPSEANSVILQVTVGCSHNKCTFCGMYKDKVFQIRPLKEVKEIINFFKLNYPFAEKVFLADGDALSAPTEYLIEVLKMLKNSFPRLKKISSYAGPKSLLTKSAEELHLLREHGISLLYLGLESGSDTVLKKVQKGFSAEEIINGCQKAKEANFELSITVISGLGGKELWQEHALSSAEVVSKISPHFLATLTLMLVPGTKLYKDAEENRFQLLSSKEILQELKLFLQNLNLSNTVFRSNHASNYLPLRGVLNQDRAKLIKIIDEALEEKGIWPLRPEYLRRL, encoded by the coding sequence ATGGAAATCTATCGTGGCAATATTTTTCGCCCCCCGAGTGAAGCAAATAGCGTTATTTTACAAGTAACGGTGGGATGCAGCCATAATAAGTGTACCTTTTGCGGAATGTATAAAGACAAGGTTTTTCAGATAAGGCCTTTAAAGGAAGTTAAAGAAATTATCAACTTTTTTAAGCTAAATTATCCCTTTGCCGAAAAAGTTTTTTTAGCCGATGGCGATGCTTTAAGTGCTCCTACCGAATACCTAATCGAAGTATTAAAGATGTTAAAAAACAGCTTTCCCCGGTTAAAAAAAATAAGCAGTTACGCAGGACCTAAATCGCTTTTAACTAAAAGTGCCGAAGAACTGCATTTGCTTCGAGAACACGGGATATCACTTTTGTACCTCGGTCTTGAAAGTGGTTCAGATACGGTTTTAAAAAAGGTCCAAAAAGGATTTTCTGCCGAAGAGATAATCAACGGGTGTCAAAAAGCAAAAGAGGCAAATTTTGAACTTTCCATAACCGTAATATCCGGATTGGGTGGCAAAGAGCTCTGGCAAGAACATGCCCTATCTTCGGCTGAGGTCGTTTCCAAAATAAGTCCCCATTTTTTAGCTACCCTCACATTAATGTTAGTACCCGGTACAAAACTATACAAGGATGCAGAAGAAAACCGCTTTCAGCTCCTTTCGAGCAAAGAAATTTTACAGGAATTAAAATTGTTTTTACAAAATTTAAACTTATCCAATACGGTATTTCGCAGTAATCATGCTTCAAACTACTTACCATTAAGAGGAGTACTTAATCAAGACCGCGCTAAACTTATTAAAATTATTGATGAAGCTCTCGAAGAAAAAGGAATTTGGCCATTGCGCCCCGAATATCTTAGAAGGCTATAA
- a CDS encoding DUF523 domain-containing protein: MFLVSACLVGLNTKYDGTNNLNPRVLEFLKDKLFIPICPEQLGGLPTPRLPAEIISYPELKVINIKGEDVTSNFFRGAQETLKIAQFYENKLSGIILKEKSPSCGVNYIYDGSFQKRLIPGMGVTARLLFEHGFKLFTEKSIGREADGNLSWQYFSPPE, from the coding sequence ATTTTTTTAGTTAGCGCTTGTTTAGTTGGTTTAAATACAAAATATGATGGTACTAACAATTTAAATCCCCGGGTACTGGAGTTTTTAAAAGATAAATTATTTATTCCCATTTGTCCCGAACAATTAGGTGGTTTGCCAACACCCCGCTTACCGGCAGAAATTATTTCGTATCCCGAACTTAAAGTAATCAATATCAAGGGTGAAGATGTAACAAGTAACTTTTTCCGGGGAGCTCAGGAAACCTTAAAAATTGCTCAATTTTATGAAAATAAATTATCCGGTATCATCCTTAAAGAAAAAAGCCCTTCCTGCGGCGTAAATTACATTTACGATGGAAGTTTTCAAAAACGGTTAATTCCAGGAATGGGTGTTACCGCTCGGCTTCTTTTTGAGCATGGTTTTAAACTTTTTACCGAAAAAAGTATAGGGAGGGAGGCGGATGGAAATCTATCGTGGCAATATTTTTCGCCCCCCGAGTGA
- a CDS encoding electron transfer flavoprotein subunit alpha/FixB family protein has translation MGKVWVVAEQREGKLKKVTFEMVTLARQIGGEVEGVVIGKDVKGLASELGEYGVGKVYVADHPDLEQYTTAKYTRVLAELINKEKPEVVLIANSAQGRDFAPRTAQRVGAGQVSDITGYEEGVFVRPIYAGKAYTKVGATSHPLIVTVRPNVFSAAEKTGGQAAIEEVAVSFMPEDLKAIVKEVVKQVSGRPELTEADIIVSGGRGMKGPENFKLLEDLADVLGAAVGASRAAVDAGWREHRYQVGQTGKTVSPSLYIAVGISGAIQHLAGMGSSKVIVAINKDPEANIFKVADYGIVGDLFEIVPLLTEEFKKLLKS, from the coding sequence ATGGGTAAAGTATGGGTAGTAGCAGAGCAAAGGGAAGGTAAGTTAAAGAAAGTAACCTTTGAGATGGTAACTTTGGCCCGGCAAATAGGGGGAGAGGTTGAAGGGGTAGTAATCGGAAAAGACGTAAAAGGCCTGGCTTCTGAACTTGGGGAATACGGAGTAGGGAAAGTATATGTAGCCGACCATCCGGATTTAGAGCAGTACACCACCGCCAAATACACCCGGGTACTGGCGGAATTAATCAATAAAGAAAAGCCGGAAGTAGTGTTAATTGCCAACTCCGCTCAGGGGAGGGACTTTGCACCGCGGACAGCCCAGCGGGTAGGAGCGGGACAGGTAAGCGACATCACCGGTTACGAAGAAGGAGTCTTTGTCCGGCCCATTTACGCCGGGAAAGCTTATACCAAAGTGGGGGCCACCAGCCATCCGTTAATAGTAACGGTACGGCCCAACGTATTTTCGGCAGCGGAAAAGACAGGCGGGCAAGCTGCAATTGAAGAAGTGGCGGTCAGCTTTATGCCGGAAGATTTAAAAGCCATAGTAAAGGAAGTAGTCAAGCAGGTATCGGGACGTCCCGAATTAACCGAAGCGGATATCATAGTATCGGGTGGTCGGGGGATGAAAGGTCCGGAGAACTTCAAGCTGTTGGAAGATTTGGCGGACGTTTTAGGGGCAGCGGTAGGGGCCTCCCGGGCAGCGGTAGATGCCGGCTGGCGGGAGCACCGGTACCAGGTAGGCCAGACTGGTAAGACCGTATCCCCCAGTTTGTATATCGCCGTAGGTATTTCCGGGGCAATTCAGCACTTAGCCGGGATGGGCAGCTCCAAGGTAATAGTAGCCATCAACAAAGACCCGGAAGCTAACATCTTTAAAGTTGCCGATTACGGTATTGTTGGCGATTTGTTTGAAATAGTTCCGCTTTTAACCGAAGAGTTTAAAAAGCTTTTAAAATCGTAA
- a CDS encoding acetyl-CoA C-acetyltransferase: MEEVVIVSAVRTPIGSFLGSLAQTPAVDLGALVIKESLNRINLAPRFVDEVIMGNVLQAGLGQNPARQAAIKAGIPQEVPAFTVNKVCGSGLKSVGLAYQAIATGDADIVVAGGMENMSLAPYVLPKARTGYRMGHDTLIDSMIKDGLWCAFTDVHMGITAENIAEKYNITREEQDKFALQSQERAIKAIDEGKFKEEIVPVIIPQKKGEPLVFSTDEFPKRGTSLEKLAALKPAFKKDGTVTAGNASGINDGAAAVVVMSAKKAQELNIKPLAVIRGYAAAGVDPAYMGLGPIPATRKALKKANLTVSDLGLIEANEAFAAQALAVIKELELNPEITNVNGGAIALGHPIGASGARILVTLLHEMQKRNTKYGLATLCIGGGQGFALVVEKV; encoded by the coding sequence ATGGAAGAAGTTGTAATAGTTAGTGCCGTTAGAACTCCCATTGGCAGTTTTTTGGGTAGCCTTGCCCAAACTCCGGCAGTGGATTTGGGAGCGCTTGTTATTAAAGAAAGTCTAAACCGCATTAACCTTGCGCCCCGGTTTGTCGATGAGGTTATCATGGGAAACGTTTTGCAGGCAGGATTAGGCCAGAACCCAGCCCGGCAGGCAGCTATAAAAGCAGGAATACCCCAGGAAGTACCTGCTTTTACAGTAAACAAAGTTTGCGGTTCAGGATTAAAATCCGTCGGACTGGCTTATCAGGCAATAGCAACAGGTGATGCCGATATCGTTGTCGCCGGGGGAATGGAAAACATGTCTTTAGCACCTTACGTCTTGCCCAAAGCCAGGACAGGTTACCGCATGGGGCATGATACCCTGATAGATTCCATGATTAAAGATGGCTTATGGTGTGCTTTTACCGATGTGCATATGGGTATTACCGCGGAAAATATAGCCGAAAAATACAATATAACCCGCGAAGAACAGGATAAATTTGCCCTGCAAAGTCAGGAAAGAGCTATAAAAGCAATTGATGAAGGAAAGTTTAAAGAAGAAATCGTTCCCGTAATCATCCCCCAGAAAAAAGGAGAACCCCTGGTATTTTCCACCGATGAATTTCCCAAACGCGGTACATCCCTGGAAAAACTTGCCGCTCTAAAACCGGCCTTCAAAAAAGATGGTACCGTAACTGCCGGAAATGCCTCGGGAATTAACGATGGAGCTGCTGCGGTTGTAGTTATGTCAGCAAAAAAAGCTCAAGAGTTAAATATTAAACCCTTGGCTGTTATCCGCGGTTATGCAGCTGCGGGAGTAGATCCTGCCTATATGGGTTTAGGCCCAATACCTGCCACCCGCAAAGCCCTTAAAAAAGCCAATTTAACCGTTTCGGACTTGGGGCTTATTGAAGCAAACGAAGCTTTTGCCGCCCAGGCTTTAGCGGTAATTAAAGAGCTCGAATTAAATCCGGAAATAACTAATGTCAACGGTGGTGCCATAGCGTTAGGTCACCCCATAGGAGCCTCGGGAGCTCGAATATTGGTAACCTTATTACATGAGATGCAAAAACGTAATACAAAATACGGTTTAGCAACCTTGTGTATCGGTGGCGGCCAAGGATTTGCTTTAGTAGTTGAAAAAGTTTAA
- a CDS encoding Coenzyme F420 hydrogenase/dehydrogenase, beta subunit C-terminal domain — protein MKTGFPQLENLVIRRGLCTGCGSCVGVCPNGALEMTRVYGEPMPVCRDKCSECGICFRICPGSDVPLLEFEKHFFGSNRNPTLTDLGFYRGSYVGYAGEEIIRIKGASGGVVTALLVYALEKGIIDCAIVAGFNKEKPWLTEAKLAKSKKEIIDAAQSKYAVVPVNMLFREAVKAGCQRVGIVGLPCHIHAVRKMQYYDIPRDIAGKIKLAIGLFCASQFYFEGTRHILVEWCGVDDMEEIANLEYRGGEWPGHFVVKLHSDKTITIDRHRYVYHMLMPNYKRDRCEMCIDWSSELADIAVGDYWASPTIGDNFSGTSALLVRSLPGEELIKSAVEEKVLYLEALEPEKLCSSVGFEMKKHGAAFRLAQRQQFGWPTPNYHMKVDYTPFFREFHMAPEKK, from the coding sequence ATGAAAACGGGATTTCCCCAATTAGAAAATTTAGTAATTCGGCGAGGCTTATGTACGGGTTGTGGCAGCTGTGTTGGAGTATGCCCTAATGGGGCGCTTGAAATGACCCGGGTGTACGGCGAACCTATGCCGGTTTGCAGAGACAAATGTTCAGAGTGCGGGATTTGCTTTCGCATTTGCCCGGGAAGCGATGTGCCGCTTTTGGAATTTGAAAAACATTTTTTTGGTAGCAATCGTAACCCTACTTTGACAGACCTGGGATTCTATCGCGGAAGCTATGTTGGGTATGCTGGGGAAGAAATTATCCGAATAAAGGGTGCAAGTGGAGGAGTGGTAACGGCGCTCTTGGTGTATGCATTAGAAAAAGGAATAATTGACTGTGCCATTGTGGCTGGTTTTAATAAAGAAAAACCTTGGCTTACCGAGGCCAAGTTAGCAAAAAGCAAAAAAGAAATTATAGATGCAGCCCAATCAAAATACGCCGTAGTGCCTGTTAATATGCTCTTCCGGGAAGCTGTAAAGGCGGGATGCCAGCGCGTAGGAATTGTTGGGCTTCCCTGCCATATTCATGCGGTGCGTAAGATGCAGTATTATGATATACCGAGGGATATAGCGGGGAAAATTAAATTAGCAATAGGTTTGTTTTGTGCTTCTCAGTTTTATTTCGAGGGTACGCGGCATATTTTGGTGGAGTGGTGCGGTGTAGATGACATGGAAGAAATAGCTAATTTGGAGTACCGGGGAGGAGAATGGCCGGGACATTTTGTGGTAAAGCTTCATAGTGATAAAACCATTACTATTGACCGTCACCGGTATGTTTATCATATGTTAATGCCCAATTACAAAAGGGACCGGTGTGAAATGTGTATCGACTGGAGTAGTGAACTTGCCGACATTGCTGTAGGAGATTACTGGGCTTCTCCGACAATTGGAGATAACTTCAGCGGCACTTCAGCCCTGTTAGTAAGGTCTTTACCGGGTGAGGAGTTAATAAAGAGTGCTGTAGAAGAAAAGGTGTTATATCTGGAAGCTCTTGAGCCGGAAAAACTTTGCAGTAGTGTAGGGTTTGAAATGAAAAAACACGGAGCGGCTTTTCGTTTGGCTCAGCGCCAGCAATTTGGCTGGCCAACTCCTAATTATCACATGAAGGTGGATTATACGCCTTTTTTTCGAGAGTTTCATATGGCACCAGAAAAAAAATGA